A window from Pokkaliibacter sp. MBI-7 encodes these proteins:
- the kdgD gene encoding 5-dehydro-4-deoxyglucarate dehydratase, translated as MALSVERIRQSLCDGLLSFPITDLDDKGQFNPDTYRQRIEWFVSHGVSAVFVAGGTGEFFSLSLDEYRQIVKIAVDTVAGRVPVIASAGRSIPDAISFCKAAEEVGCDGILLMPPYLTECPADGVMAYAREVINSTPLQVIYYNRANGILQAEHVRQLAAECPNLIALKDGVGNIAALNDTIKTVGDRLAYIGGVPTAEIFAEAYLAIGVSTYSSAVFNFMPDMANTFYRALRGGDQATVTRIIKDFFIPFCRLRDRKKGYAVSLIKAGATIIGRSAGNVRAPLTMPTEAEYAELEQIIKANS; from the coding sequence ATGGCACTATCCGTTGAACGTATCCGCCAGTCTCTGTGTGATGGCCTGCTGTCTTTCCCCATCACCGATCTGGACGACAAGGGCCAGTTCAATCCTGACACCTACCGTCAGCGTATCGAGTGGTTTGTCAGCCACGGCGTATCGGCGGTGTTCGTCGCGGGTGGTACCGGTGAATTCTTCTCCCTGTCGCTGGATGAATACCGTCAGATCGTCAAGATTGCCGTCGATACCGTGGCTGGTCGTGTACCGGTGATCGCCAGTGCCGGGCGCAGCATTCCCGATGCCATCAGCTTCTGCAAAGCCGCAGAAGAAGTAGGCTGTGACGGTATTCTGCTGATGCCTCCCTACCTGACCGAATGCCCCGCTGACGGCGTGATGGCCTATGCTCGCGAAGTGATCAACAGCACCCCGCTGCAGGTGATCTACTACAACCGCGCCAATGGCATCCTGCAGGCAGAGCACGTACGTCAGCTGGCGGCTGAATGCCCCAACCTGATCGCCCTGAAAGACGGCGTGGGCAACATCGCTGCCCTCAACGACACCATCAAGACGGTGGGTGATCGTCTGGCTTATATCGGTGGTGTGCCCACCGCGGAAATCTTTGCTGAAGCCTATCTGGCCATCGGTGTCAGCACCTACTCTTCGGCGGTGTTCAACTTCATGCCGGACATGGCCAACACCTTCTACCGCGCCCTGCGTGGTGGTGATCAGGCGACCGTGACCCGCATCATCAAGGACTTCTTCATTCCGTTCTGCCGCCTGCGTGACCGCAAGAAAGGCTATGCGGTGAGCCTGATCAAGGCCGGTGCCACGATCATTGGCCGCTCTGCCGGTAATGTACGTGCGCCGCTGACCATGCCGACCGAGGCGGAATATGCCGAGCTTGAGCAGATCATCAAGGCCAATTCCTGA
- a CDS encoding enolase C-terminal domain-like protein, with translation MFPTIKTMKVVPVAGYDGFLLNLSGGHAPWFIRSVVVLEDSDGHVGVGEVPASSGILSTLEQSRELVEGQNIKHYKAILNRVRAAISGQANDVRGNQTFDLRIAVHVITAIESALLDLVGQHMGVPVADLLGQYGKQRDEVEALGYLFLLGDPDKTDLPYPRCSHPTDDWDRVRTQEALTPEKVAGLAKAAYARYGFKDFKLKGGVLDGRQEAECVAALYEAFPHARLTLDPNGAWTLQQAVEYLTPIRHMLSYAEDPCGQEGPWSGRETMAEFKRLTGLKTATNMIATDFQQLYNAVRLNSVDIPLADCHFWTMQGAVAVGELCNEWGMTWGSHSNNHFDISLAMMTHVAAACPGEITAIDTHWIWQDGQRITREPLLIRDGKLRVPNKPGLGIELDQDKLEEAHRLYRSLSLGQRNDAMAMQYLIPGWRFDPKRPALVR, from the coding sequence ATGTTTCCGACCATAAAAACAATGAAAGTGGTCCCGGTGGCCGGGTATGACGGTTTTCTGTTGAACCTGAGTGGCGGCCATGCCCCGTGGTTCATTCGCAGCGTCGTGGTGCTGGAAGACAGCGACGGCCATGTCGGTGTGGGCGAAGTACCTGCCTCCAGTGGCATTCTGAGCACGCTGGAACAAAGCCGTGAGCTGGTCGAAGGCCAGAACATCAAGCATTACAAAGCCATTCTCAACCGCGTACGGGCGGCCATTTCCGGTCAGGCCAATGATGTACGCGGCAACCAGACCTTTGATTTGCGCATCGCTGTGCATGTCATCACCGCTATTGAATCCGCACTGCTTGATCTGGTGGGGCAGCACATGGGCGTGCCGGTGGCCGACCTGCTGGGTCAGTACGGCAAGCAGCGTGATGAAGTGGAGGCGCTGGGCTATCTGTTCCTGCTTGGTGATCCCGATAAAACCGATCTGCCCTATCCGCGCTGCAGTCACCCGACCGATGACTGGGACCGGGTCCGCACGCAGGAGGCCCTGACCCCTGAGAAGGTGGCCGGACTGGCCAAAGCGGCCTATGCCCGTTATGGCTTCAAGGATTTCAAGCTCAAGGGTGGTGTACTGGATGGCCGTCAGGAAGCCGAATGCGTTGCGGCGCTGTACGAGGCCTTCCCCCATGCCCGTCTTACCCTTGACCCCAACGGCGCCTGGACGCTGCAGCAGGCGGTGGAGTATCTGACCCCGATCAGACACATGCTCAGCTACGCCGAAGACCCCTGTGGTCAGGAAGGCCCCTGGTCAGGGCGTGAAACCATGGCCGAATTCAAGCGCCTGACCGGCCTGAAAACCGCCACCAACATGATCGCCACGGATTTCCAGCAGCTGTATAACGCGGTGCGCCTGAACTCGGTGGATATTCCGCTGGCGGACTGCCACTTCTGGACCATGCAGGGCGCCGTGGCGGTCGGTGAGCTGTGCAACGAATGGGGCATGACCTGGGGTTCGCACAGTAATAACCACTTCGATATTTCACTGGCGATGATGACTCATGTGGCGGCCGCCTGCCCCGGTGAGATCACCGCCATCGACACCCACTGGATCTGGCAGGACGGCCAGCGTATCACCCGTGAGCCGCTGCTGATTCGTGACGGCAAGCTGCGGGTGCCGAACAAGCCAGGTCTCGGTATCGAGCTGGATCAGGACAAACTGGAAGAGGCCCATCGTCTGTATCGCAGTCTGAGTCTCGGCCAGCGTAACGACGCCATGGCCATGCAGTATCTGATTCCTGGCTGGCGTTTTGATCCCAAGCGGCCGGCACTGGTGCGCTAA
- a CDS encoding FadR/GntR family transcriptional regulator → MLEKLSSGQITIEKVARPGNLASHVAEQLEKMIVQGQIAVGDKLPTENNLCDMFGVSRTVIREAITQLKSLGLVETRRGVGTTVLRNQTSETFYAYSINPSAVEDILHILELRLSVETTAAELAALRHSADDLARMEQSMADFDKAMQDGSLAREADFDFHYAIALATGNPFIRQFYEQFNKNIIPRAKIVNANLDHSATEEYLARVRQEHTAILDAIRARDTEGARKAMHSHLYRAYHLYEQYRSSQQG, encoded by the coding sequence ATGTTGGAAAAACTTTCCTCTGGTCAGATCACTATCGAAAAGGTCGCCCGTCCCGGCAACCTGGCCAGCCATGTGGCTGAGCAGCTGGAAAAAATGATCGTGCAGGGTCAGATTGCGGTAGGCGACAAGCTGCCGACAGAAAACAACCTGTGCGACATGTTCGGTGTCAGCCGTACGGTTATCCGCGAAGCCATCACCCAGCTGAAATCACTGGGGCTGGTGGAAACCCGCCGCGGTGTCGGCACCACGGTACTGCGCAATCAGACCTCGGAAACCTTCTACGCCTACAGCATTAACCCGTCGGCGGTGGAGGATATCCTGCATATTCTCGAATTGCGTCTGAGCGTGGAAACCACCGCTGCGGAGCTGGCGGCACTGCGCCACAGTGCTGATGATCTGGCTCGCATGGAGCAGAGCATGGCCGATTTCGACAAGGCCATGCAGGATGGCAGTCTGGCCCGCGAAGCGGATTTTGACTTCCACTACGCCATCGCCCTGGCTACCGGCAATCCGTTCATCCGGCAGTTCTACGAGCAGTTCAACAAAAACATCATCCCCCGCGCCAAAATCGTCAACGCCAATCTGGATCACTCCGCCACGGAAGAATATCTTGCCCGGGTGCGTCAGGAGCATACCGCTATCCTTGATGCCATCCGCGCCAGAGATACCGAAGGTGCCCGCAAGGCGATGCACAGCCACCTCTACCGCGCCTACCACCTGTACGAGCAGTACCGCTCCAGCCAGCAGGGCTGA